Proteins co-encoded in one Bradyrhizobium sp. 170 genomic window:
- a CDS encoding NAD(P)-dependent oxidoreductase, which yields MPTYKTIGFIGLGVMGEPICRNLVKKSGRRVLAFDRSPEPLARLRADGADVAASIADVIKQSELLFLCLPSAKHVRAVFEGDGILKNVRSGQVIVDLGTSAVSQTRDFAKQLQAKGAAWADAPIARTRQAAQDGTLSVMVGATPALYADIEPLIRCFATDVTHCGEVGAGQVTKILNNMVLFETVNALAEAVAVAKHNGVDPKLLLDTLSKGSADSFALRNHGMKAIVPGNFPERAFSTEYALKDLSYALELAADAGLRIRGAELIGTVLQEAIDAGSGENYFPVIAKHIDGRN from the coding sequence ATGCCGACGTACAAGACGATCGGTTTCATCGGCCTCGGCGTGATGGGCGAGCCGATCTGTCGCAATCTCGTGAAGAAGAGCGGCAGGCGCGTCCTTGCCTTTGATCGATCGCCGGAGCCATTGGCGCGGCTGCGTGCCGATGGTGCCGACGTCGCGGCCTCCATTGCCGACGTGATCAAGCAAAGCGAGCTGCTGTTCCTGTGCCTGCCCAGCGCCAAACATGTTCGCGCGGTGTTCGAGGGCGATGGCATTCTCAAGAACGTCAGGAGCGGGCAGGTCATCGTCGATCTCGGTACCTCCGCGGTCAGCCAGACGCGTGATTTCGCAAAGCAGTTGCAGGCAAAGGGCGCTGCCTGGGCCGATGCGCCGATTGCGCGCACGCGTCAGGCGGCGCAGGACGGTACGCTCAGCGTCATGGTTGGCGCAACGCCGGCGCTTTACGCCGATATCGAACCATTGATCCGCTGCTTTGCGACCGACGTCACCCATTGCGGCGAGGTCGGCGCGGGGCAGGTGACGAAGATCCTCAACAACATGGTGCTGTTCGAAACCGTCAACGCGCTCGCGGAGGCGGTTGCGGTGGCGAAGCATAATGGCGTCGATCCCAAGCTCCTGCTCGATACGCTTTCAAAGGGCTCGGCCGACAGTTTTGCGCTGCGCAATCACGGCATGAAGGCGATCGTGCCGGGTAATTTCCCGGAGCGCGCGTTCTCGACCGAATATGCGCTGAAGGATCTGTCCTATGCGCTGGAGCTGGCGGCCGATGCCGGATTAAGAATTCGCGGCGCGGAGCTGATCGGCACCGTGTTGCAGGAAGCCATCGATGCCGGTTCAGGGGAAAATTATTTTCCTGTGATCGCGAAGCATATTGATGGCCGCAACTGA
- a CDS encoding RidA family protein, with protein sequence MIHRFAGLTPTRSRAVAHDDLVFTVAVAPDPVSSSMYDQSAKALARIDESLALCGTDKSKILSAIVYITDIKRKGEMNRAWDEWVDANNPPMRACIGVDLEPPHIVEIVVTAVK encoded by the coding sequence ATGATCCATCGCTTTGCCGGGCTCACGCCCACCCGCAGCCGCGCCGTCGCTCACGACGATCTGGTTTTCACGGTGGCGGTCGCGCCCGATCCGGTCAGTTCCTCGATGTATGATCAGAGCGCAAAGGCGCTTGCTAGAATCGACGAAAGCCTCGCGCTGTGCGGCACGGACAAGAGCAAGATCCTCTCGGCCATCGTCTATATCACTGACATCAAGCGCAAGGGCGAGATGAACCGGGCCTGGGACGAATGGGTCGATGCCAACAATCCGCCGATGCGCGCCTGCATTGGCGTCGATCTCGAGCCGCCGCACATCGTGGAGATCGTGGTGACGGCAGTGAAGTGA
- a CDS encoding MarR family transcriptional regulator translates to MSGEVAAGQREEGASKRTTRLDLFGFVPFRLNRLAAEVSSALSVEYAARYGLDIPEWRVLATLGFRHDACSAQYIAQCTRTHKSTISRAVTALMKRQIVERVENEDDRREFRLRLTRKGAALYEELIPRLLRKEQEILSCLSAQERRDFARLLGKIEESLELVQTSEEADAKEAY, encoded by the coding sequence ATCTCAGGCGAAGTGGCTGCCGGCCAGCGCGAAGAAGGCGCATCCAAGCGAACGACCAGGCTGGACCTGTTCGGCTTCGTCCCGTTCCGCCTGAACCGGCTGGCCGCCGAAGTAAGTTCCGCGCTCTCTGTCGAGTATGCGGCCCGCTACGGGCTGGATATTCCGGAATGGCGCGTGCTGGCGACGCTCGGCTTCCGCCACGATGCCTGCAGCGCGCAATATATCGCCCAGTGCACGCGCACTCATAAATCCACCATCAGCCGCGCCGTCACGGCATTGATGAAGCGGCAGATCGTCGAGCGCGTCGAGAACGAGGACGACCGCCGCGAATTCCGCCTGCGCCTGACACGCAAGGGCGCAGCGCTTTACGAAGAACTGATCCCGCGCCTGTTGCGCAAGGAGCAGGAAATCCTGTCATGCCTCTCCGCGCAGGAACGGCGCGATTTCGCGCGGCTGCTCGGCAAGATCGAGGAGAGCCTCGAACTGGTGCAGACCAGCGAAGAGGCCGATGCGAAAGAGGCCTACTGA